AAAACCTACTGATGTTTTCTTCGGACAAAAAGATTATCAGCAATGTTTGGTAGTACGAAAAATGATTCGACACTTTAATATGCCCATCAAATTTTATACTTGCCCTATTGTGCGGGAAGCTGATGGATTGGCAATGAGCAGCCGTAATGTGAGACTATCTGTAGAAGAGAGAGAGCAAGCAATTAATATATATAAAACTTTAAAAGCGGCATCCTTAAAACAAGGATTATTTACACCTGCACAAATAGAAGAATATATATATACCGAACTTCAGAAAGATAGTTTAGTGAAAATAGAATACGCTGCTATCGTTGACCCCACCGATTTGAAACCTCTTATAGATTGGCAACATGGAGCTGTGATTTTGGTAGCTATTACCTTGCCTTCCACCCGACTCATAGATAATGTATTATTATAATATATGAATGCTACCATTGTCATACCGGCCCGCTATGCTTCTACCCGCTTTCCTGGAAAACCGCTAATTGATTTAGGTGGAAAATCGATGTTGCAAAGAGTATATGAACAAGCAGCAAAAGCAACAGGTATTACCGATATTATTATAGCAACGGATGATATAAGAATAGAAGAACATGCAATAGGTTTTGGAGCCAAAGTTTGTATGACAAACACCCATCACCAAACAGGTACAGACCGCTGTGTGGAAGTGATAGAGCAAATTGATAATCGTCCGGACATCATAATAAATGTGCAGGGCGATGAACCTTTTATTAATCCTTTGCAAATAGAACAACTTATATCATTACTACAAAAAAATGATATACAAATTGCCACACTTTGCAAAAAAATAGAAGCCGTTGAAGATATCATAAATCCTAATATTGTGAAGGTAGTAAAATCATTGCAAAATAAAGCATTATATTTTTCACGTCAATCGATTCCGTATTATAGAGATAAAGAACAAATGCCA
The Bacteroidota bacterium genome window above contains:
- the panC gene encoding pantoate--beta-alanine ligase; the protein is MEIFRHKIDLQAYLNKWFAGNTIGFVPTMGALHAGHLSLIEQSKKKCGVTVCSIFVNPTQFNDPSDLAKYPRPIKNDIKILEEAGCDILYNPDAGDVYDGEPSIIHIDLGGLDKVFEGAQRHGHFDGVVSVVKKLFNIVKPTDVFFGQKDYQQCLVVRKMIRHFNMPIKFYTCPIVREADGLAMSSRNVRLSVEEREQAINIYKTLKAASLKQGLFTPAQIEEYIYTELQKDSLVKIEYAAIVDPTDLKPLIDWQHGAVILVAITLPSTRLIDNVLL
- the kdsB gene encoding 3-deoxy-manno-octulosonate cytidylyltransferase, which gives rise to MNATIVIPARYASTRFPGKPLIDLGGKSMLQRVYEQAAKATGITDIIIATDDIRIEEHAIGFGAKVCMTNTHHQTGTDRCVEVIEQIDNRPDIIINVQGDEPFINPLQIEQLISLLQKNDIQIATLCKKIEAVEDIINPNIVKVVKSLQNKALYFSRQSIPYYRDKEQMPEIYYKHLGIYGFKTETFLQLAKLPQSPLEKAESLEQLRWLDNGYDIYLAETDFQSVAIDTPDDAGKALDFLKG